A window of the Serratia sarumanii genome harbors these coding sequences:
- a CDS encoding DUF969 domain-containing protein: MEQAVNLWPLIGIAAIVVGFVLRFNPVLVVIAAGIITGLAALMPLDVILEKLGEGFLNTRNLPLILLLPLAVIGLLERHGLKERAQAWIARIKSATAGRLLIVYLFVREITAAMGLTSLGGHPQMVRPLLAPMAEGATENRYGELPERTRHRLRAMSAATDNVGLFFGEDIFVAFGAIIFMHNFMLESGGIQTEPLHIALWGIPTAIFAFLIHAFRLYRMDKQLSAELAQLNQAALQAKGEAR; this comes from the coding sequence ATGGAACAGGCCGTGAATCTCTGGCCACTGATCGGCATCGCCGCCATCGTGGTCGGGTTTGTATTGCGTTTCAACCCGGTGCTGGTGGTGATCGCCGCCGGCATCATCACCGGTTTGGCGGCGCTGATGCCGCTGGACGTCATTCTGGAAAAGCTCGGCGAGGGTTTTCTCAACACCCGCAACCTGCCGCTGATCCTGCTGTTGCCGCTGGCGGTGATCGGCCTGCTGGAGCGCCACGGGCTGAAAGAACGGGCGCAGGCGTGGATCGCCAGGATCAAAAGCGCCACCGCCGGCCGTCTGCTGATCGTCTACCTGTTCGTGCGTGAGATTACCGCGGCGATGGGGCTGACCAGCCTGGGCGGGCATCCGCAGATGGTGCGGCCGCTGCTGGCGCCGATGGCGGAAGGGGCAACGGAAAACCGCTACGGCGAGCTGCCGGAGCGCACGCGCCACCGTTTGCGCGCCATGTCGGCCGCGACCGACAACGTCGGGCTGTTCTTCGGCGAGGATATCTTCGTCGCCTTCGGCGCGATCATCTTCATGCACAACTTTATGCTGGAGTCCGGCGGCATTCAGACCGAGCCGCTGCATATCGCGCTGTGGGGCATTCCGACCGCGATTTTCGCTTTCCTGATCCACGCGTTCCGGCTGTATCGGATGGATAAGCAGCTGAGCGCCGAGCTGGCGCAGCTGAATCAGGCGGCGCTGCAGGCGAAGGGGGAGGCACGATGA
- a CDS encoding DUF979 domain-containing protein, with protein sequence MNFQQQYLYWLAGAVLLIVAVMSFRDRANPRRITTGLFWGLYGLVFLVGDWTYRLLGDVLGEGSNEKRMLHIIVGVVVVVMALIAGFGGVRLGSYHQRTPQEREASAKRLGNKLFIPALAIPVVTVIGVLLFNNVPALQSAVFGSGNHATLITLFSMTVGCLIGLAIAVKMTHEKALQPIQEARRLLDSIGWAFILPQILATLGLLFTVAGVGTAISHLTQEYLAVDSRFIAVAVYAIGMAVLTMVMGNAFAAFPIVTAGIGIPILVLQHGGNPAVMAAIGMFSGYCGTLMTPMAANFNIVPAALLELPDKNAVIKAQVPTGVLLLLVNVFLLYFLMFL encoded by the coding sequence ATGAACTTCCAGCAACAATATCTCTACTGGCTGGCCGGCGCGGTGCTGCTGATTGTGGCGGTGATGTCCTTCCGCGATCGCGCCAACCCGCGCCGCATCACCACCGGGCTGTTTTGGGGGCTGTACGGCCTGGTGTTCCTGGTCGGCGACTGGACTTACCGCCTGCTGGGCGACGTGCTGGGCGAGGGCAGCAACGAAAAACGCATGCTGCACATCATTGTTGGCGTGGTGGTGGTGGTGATGGCCCTGATTGCCGGCTTTGGCGGTGTGCGCCTCGGCAGCTATCATCAACGGACGCCGCAGGAGCGCGAGGCCAGCGCCAAGCGCCTGGGCAACAAGCTGTTTATTCCCGCTCTGGCAATCCCGGTGGTGACGGTGATCGGCGTGCTGTTGTTCAACAACGTGCCGGCGTTGCAAAGCGCGGTATTCGGCAGCGGCAACCATGCGACGCTGATCACCCTGTTCTCGATGACCGTCGGCTGCCTGATCGGTCTGGCGATCGCGGTGAAAATGACCCATGAGAAGGCCCTGCAGCCGATACAGGAAGCGCGGCGCCTGCTGGATTCGATCGGCTGGGCGTTCATTCTGCCGCAGATCCTCGCCACGCTGGGGCTGCTGTTTACCGTCGCCGGCGTCGGCACCGCGATCTCGCATTTGACCCAGGAGTATCTGGCGGTGGATAGCCGCTTTATCGCCGTGGCGGTCTACGCTATCGGTATGGCGGTGCTGACCATGGTGATGGGCAACGCCTTCGCCGCTTTCCCGATCGTTACCGCCGGCATCGGCATTCCGATCCTGGTGTTGCAGCACGGCGGCAACCCGGCGGTGATGGCGGCGATCGGCATGTTCTCCGGCTATTGCGGCACCCTGATGACGCCGATGGCGGCGAACTTCAACATCGTGCCGGCGGCGCTGCTGGAGCTGCCGGACAAGAATGCGGTGATCAAGGCGCAGGTGCCGACCGGCGTGCTACTGCTGTTGGTTAACGTGTTCCTGCTGTATTTCCTGATGTTCCTGTAG
- the pcp gene encoding pyroglutamyl-peptidase I, which translates to MQKVLITGFEPFGGERLNPSWEVVKQLNDMELVGTRIVARQLPCVFGAALDALNAAIDEVQPVMVLAIGQAGGRTDITIERVAINVDDARIPDNQGQQPVDEPIVAGGPAAYFSTLPIKAMVSSMREAGIPAAVSQTAGTYVCNHVMYGLLHRLSGQREVKGGFIHIPYLPEQAAAHPGAPSMAASTVLFALELAVSIALQVEHDLKVVGGATH; encoded by the coding sequence ATGCAAAAAGTATTGATTACCGGCTTTGAGCCGTTTGGCGGCGAGCGCCTCAACCCCTCCTGGGAAGTGGTGAAGCAGCTCAATGATATGGAGCTGGTCGGCACGCGCATCGTGGCGCGCCAGCTGCCGTGCGTGTTCGGCGCGGCGCTGGATGCGCTCAATGCGGCGATCGACGAGGTGCAGCCGGTGATGGTGCTGGCTATCGGCCAGGCCGGCGGCCGCACCGACATCACGATTGAACGGGTGGCGATCAACGTCGACGATGCGCGTATCCCCGACAATCAGGGGCAACAGCCGGTGGACGAGCCGATCGTCGCCGGCGGCCCGGCGGCCTATTTCAGCACCTTGCCGATTAAAGCGATGGTCAGTTCGATGCGCGAGGCCGGCATTCCGGCCGCCGTTTCGCAGACCGCCGGCACCTATGTGTGCAACCATGTCATGTATGGCCTGCTGCACCGTTTGAGCGGCCAGCGCGAGGTCAAGGGCGGGTTTATCCATATCCCGTACCTGCCGGAACAGGCGGCGGCGCACCCCGGCGCGCCGAGCATGGCGGCCTCGACGGTGCTGTTTGCATTGGAGCTGGCCGTTTCCATCGCTTTGCAGGTGGAGCACGATCTGAAAGTGGTGGGCGGCGCGACGCATTAA
- the nei gene encoding endonuclease VIII yields MPEGPEIRRAADKLAAAVIDQPLTAVDFAFPQLKHYRQRLLGERIVAIEPRGKALLTHFSNGLTMYSHNQLYGVWKVAAAGETPETRRDLRVRLETARSAILLYSASDITVGPREEIEQHPFLQRIGPDVLDMSLTVEDVAERLLTPRFRRRQLGGMLLDQAFLAGLGNYLRAEILWQAELAPQHKPQDLPPEALRRLADALLAVPRLSYQTRGQADDNRHHGALFRFKVFHRSGEPCERCGGMIVRTELSSRPFYWCPGCQK; encoded by the coding sequence ATGCCGGAAGGACCGGAGATTCGCCGGGCGGCGGACAAACTGGCGGCGGCGGTGATCGATCAGCCGCTGACCGCCGTCGATTTCGCTTTTCCCCAGCTGAAACACTACCGCCAGCGTCTGCTCGGCGAGCGCATCGTCGCCATCGAGCCGCGCGGCAAGGCGCTGCTGACCCATTTCTCCAACGGGCTGACGATGTACAGCCACAACCAGCTGTACGGCGTGTGGAAAGTGGCGGCGGCCGGGGAGACACCGGAGACCCGGCGCGATCTGCGGGTGCGGCTGGAAACCGCCCGCAGCGCGATATTGCTCTACAGCGCTTCCGACATTACCGTCGGGCCGCGCGAGGAGATAGAGCAGCACCCGTTTTTGCAACGCATCGGCCCCGACGTGTTGGACATGTCGTTGACGGTGGAAGATGTGGCGGAGCGGTTGCTGACGCCGCGTTTTCGCCGCAGGCAGCTGGGCGGCATGCTGCTCGACCAGGCGTTTCTTGCCGGATTGGGTAACTATCTGCGCGCCGAAATCCTGTGGCAGGCCGAACTGGCGCCGCAGCACAAACCGCAGGATCTGCCGCCGGAGGCGCTGCGCCGCCTGGCGGACGCATTGCTGGCGGTGCCGCGCCTTTCCTACCAGACGCGCGGGCAGGCGGATGACAACCGGCATCACGGCGCGCTGTTTCGCTTCAAGGTGTTTCATCGCAGCGGCGAGCCTTGCGAACGCTGCGGTGGGATGATCGTGCGTACCGAACTGTCGTCGCGGCCGTTTTATTGGTGCCCGGGCTGCCAGAAATAA
- a CDS encoding citrate synthase codes for MTDKKATLTINDSEAPIELGVLTPTLGPDVLDVRALGSKGYFTFDPGFTSTASCESKITFIDGDKGVLLHRGFPIEQLAKESSYLEVCYILLYGETPTPEEFETFKTTVTRHTMIHDQITHLFRGFRRDSHPMAVLCGVTGALAAFYHDALDVNNERHREITAFRLLSKMPTVAAMCYKYSLGQPFVYPRNDLSYAGNFLHMMFATPCEEYVVNPVLERAMDRILILHADHEQNASTSTVRTAGSSGANPFACIAAGIASLWGPAHGGANEAALKMLEEIKTVEHIPEFIKRAKDKNDSFRLMGFGHRVYKNYDPRATVMRETCHEVLKELNKKDDNLLQVAMELEHIALNDPYFIEKKLYPNVDFYSGIILKAMGIPSSMFTVIFAIARTIGWIAHWNEMHDEGIKIARPRQLYTGYAERDFKSQLKNK; via the coding sequence ATGACTGATAAGAAAGCGACGCTAACCATTAACGACAGCGAAGCTCCGATCGAACTGGGCGTATTGACACCGACACTGGGCCCTGATGTCCTCGATGTCCGCGCTCTGGGTTCCAAAGGTTATTTCACATTTGATCCCGGCTTTACCTCCACCGCTTCTTGCGAATCCAAGATTACCTTCATCGACGGCGACAAAGGCGTGCTGCTGCACCGCGGCTTCCCTATCGAGCAGCTGGCGAAAGAATCTTCCTACCTGGAAGTGTGCTACATCCTGCTGTACGGCGAGACCCCAACGCCGGAAGAGTTCGAGACCTTCAAGACCACCGTCACCCGCCACACCATGATCCACGACCAGATCACCCATCTGTTCCGTGGCTTCCGTCGCGACTCGCACCCGATGGCGGTGCTGTGCGGCGTGACCGGCGCGCTGGCGGCGTTCTACCACGATGCGCTGGACGTCAACAACGAGCGTCACCGTGAAATCACCGCGTTCCGCCTGCTGTCCAAAATGCCGACCGTGGCGGCGATGTGCTACAAATACTCCCTGGGCCAGCCGTTCGTTTACCCGCGCAACGATCTGTCCTATGCCGGCAACTTCCTGCACATGATGTTCGCCACCCCGTGCGAAGAGTACGTGGTGAACCCGGTGCTGGAACGCGCCATGGATCGCATCCTGATCCTGCACGCCGACCATGAGCAGAACGCCTCTACCTCTACCGTGCGCACCGCCGGCTCTTCCGGCGCCAACCCGTTCGCCTGCATCGCGGCCGGCATCGCCTCCCTGTGGGGGCCGGCACACGGCGGCGCCAACGAAGCGGCGCTGAAAATGCTGGAAGAGATCAAGACCGTCGAGCACATTCCGGAATTCATCAAGCGCGCCAAGGACAAGAACGACTCCTTCCGCCTGATGGGCTTCGGCCACCGCGTGTACAAGAACTACGATCCGCGCGCTACCGTGATGCGCGAAACCTGTCACGAAGTGCTGAAAGAGCTGAACAAGAAGGACGACAACCTGCTGCAGGTCGCGATGGAGCTGGAACACATCGCGCTGAACGACCCGTACTTCATCGAGAAGAAACTGTACCCGAACGTCGACTTCTACTCCGGCATCATCCTGAAGGCGATGGGCATTCCTTCTTCCATGTTCACCGTGATCTTCGCCATCGCGCGCACCATCGGCTGGATCGCCCACTGGAACGAAATGCACGACGAAGGCATCAAAATTGCCCGTCCGCGTCAGCTGTACACCGGCTATGCCGAACGCGATTTCAAATCCCAGCTGAAAAACAAGTAA